From the Daucus carota subsp. sativus chromosome 8, DH1 v3.0, whole genome shotgun sequence genome, one window contains:
- the LOC108202019 gene encoding signal peptide peptidase-like 3 isoform X5, translated as MDGYYEHIQLSGSIAVCQRGVCDFSTKAEVAQSGGASGMLVINSEADGLPVMDCPHTKTLNISIPSVVVTKSDGEVLSKALAGGSSVELLLYAPVRPVLDMSVLFLWFMAVGTVTCASLWKGLTVCDKIEGSYSQLSQKESSETDEDDEEVVEINVMSAVVFVITASTFLLLLYYFMSSWFVWLLIVLFCIGGIQGMHNCVVSLVLSKWRNLGKRKVNVPVFGNVSIFSLIVLVCCFAFTVFWAAHRKASYSWIGQDILGIFLIITVLQLAQLPNIKVATVLLCCAFLYDIFWVFLSPEIFGNSVMIAVAEGDNSGGESIPMLLRVPRFFDPFGGYNMIGFGDLVFPGLLVAFSLRYDNEKKKGLANGYFLWLIAGYGLGLLFTYLALYLMNGQGQPALLYLVPCTLGTIVILGWVRGELKDLWNYNVEDQSPTNNSSGRSSTDKVDGVSETNDIEVQSPLSM; from the exons ATGGACGGATACTATGAGCATATT CAGTTATCTGGATCTATTGCAGTATGTCAACGCGGGGTCTGTGATTTCTCAACAAAAGCTGAAGTGGCACAATCAGGAGGTGCATCTGGAATGTTGGTGATAAATAGTGAAGCAG ATGGGCTACCTGTGATGGATTGTCCCCACACTAAAACCCTTAATATCAGTATTCCATCTGTGGTCGTCACAAAGTCGGATGGGGAGGTTCTAAGCAAGGCTTTGGCTGGTGGAAGCAGTG TGGAATTACTACTTTATGCACCTGTTCGTCCAGTGCTGGATATGTCAGTGCTATTTTTATGGTTTATGGCTGTTGGGACCGTAACTTGTGCTTCACTTTGGAAAGGCTTAACAGTATGCGATAAAATTGAGGGGAGCTATAGCCAACTGTCACAGAag GAATCCTCAGAGaccgatgaagatgatgaagaagtTGTTGAAATTAATGTGATGAGTGCCGTTGTTTTCGTCATCACAGCATCCACATTTCTGCTTCTGCTGTATTATTTTATGTCATCTTGGTTTGTGTGGTTGCTGATTGTACTTTTCTGCATTGGTGGTATCCAG GGAATGCATAATTGTGTAGTATCTCTTGTGTTAAG TAAATGGAGAAACTTGGGGAAAAGAAAAGTGAATGTTCCGGTATTCGGAAATGTCTCTATTTTCTCTTTAATTGTTTTGGTCTGCTGCTTTGCATTTACGGTTTTCTGGGCTGCACATCGGAAGGCATCATATTCTTGGATTGGACAAGACATTCTT GGTATCTTTTTGATCATAACAGTTCTGCAATTGGCTCAGTTACCAAATATAAAG GTCGCTACTGTGCTTCTTTGCTGTGCTTTCCTTTATGACATCTTTTGGGTTTTTCTGTCTCCTGAAATATTCGGCAACAGTGTTATGATTGCA GTTGCTGAAGGTGATAATAGTGGCGGGGAATCTATTCCAATGCTTTTGAGAGTCCCTCGGTTTTTTGATCCTTTTGGTGGATATAACATGATTGGATTTGGGGACCTTGTGTTCCCCGGTTTGCTTGTTGCATTTTCTCTGAG GTATGACAATGAAAAGAAGAAAGGTCTGGCAAATGGATATTTTCTATGGTTGATTGCTGGCTATGGACTAG GCCTTCTTTTCACTTACCTAGCTTTGTATTTAATGAACGGCCAAGGCCAACCAGCTCTTTTGTATCTCGTTCCATGTACTCTAG GAACGATTGTGATATTGGGTTGGGTAAGAGGTGAATTAAAAGACCTCTGGAATTACAACGTAGAGGATCAGTCGCCAACTAATAATAGTTCGGGAAGAAGCTCGACAGATAAGGTTGATGGTGTCTCTGAGACGAATGATATCGAGGTGCAGAGTCCTTTATCTATGTAA
- the LOC108202019 gene encoding signal peptide peptidase-like 3 isoform X6, with the protein MPINCLVCQRGVCDFSTKAEVAQSGGASGMLVINSEADGLPVMDCPHTKTLNISIPSVVVTKSDGEVLSKALAGGSSVELLLYAPVRPVLDMSVLFLWFMAVGTVTCASLWKGLTVCDKIEGSYSQLSQKESSETDEDDEEVVEINVMSAVVFVITASTFLLLLYYFMSSWFVWLLIVLFCIGGIQGMHNCVVSLVLSKWRNLGKRKVNVPVFGNVSIFSLIVLVCCFAFTVFWAAHRKASYSWIGQDILGIFLIITVLQLAQLPNIKVATVLLCCAFLYDIFWVFLSPEIFGNSVMIAVAEGDNSGGESIPMLLRVPRFFDPFGGYNMIGFGDLVFPGLLVAFSLRYDNEKKKGLANGYFLWLIAGYGLGLLFTYLALYLMNGQGQPALLYLVPCTLGTIVILGWVRGELKDLWNYNVEDQSPTNNSSGRSSTDKVDGVSETNDIEVQSPLSM; encoded by the exons TATGTCAACGCGGGGTCTGTGATTTCTCAACAAAAGCTGAAGTGGCACAATCAGGAGGTGCATCTGGAATGTTGGTGATAAATAGTGAAGCAG ATGGGCTACCTGTGATGGATTGTCCCCACACTAAAACCCTTAATATCAGTATTCCATCTGTGGTCGTCACAAAGTCGGATGGGGAGGTTCTAAGCAAGGCTTTGGCTGGTGGAAGCAGTG TGGAATTACTACTTTATGCACCTGTTCGTCCAGTGCTGGATATGTCAGTGCTATTTTTATGGTTTATGGCTGTTGGGACCGTAACTTGTGCTTCACTTTGGAAAGGCTTAACAGTATGCGATAAAATTGAGGGGAGCTATAGCCAACTGTCACAGAag GAATCCTCAGAGaccgatgaagatgatgaagaagtTGTTGAAATTAATGTGATGAGTGCCGTTGTTTTCGTCATCACAGCATCCACATTTCTGCTTCTGCTGTATTATTTTATGTCATCTTGGTTTGTGTGGTTGCTGATTGTACTTTTCTGCATTGGTGGTATCCAG GGAATGCATAATTGTGTAGTATCTCTTGTGTTAAG TAAATGGAGAAACTTGGGGAAAAGAAAAGTGAATGTTCCGGTATTCGGAAATGTCTCTATTTTCTCTTTAATTGTTTTGGTCTGCTGCTTTGCATTTACGGTTTTCTGGGCTGCACATCGGAAGGCATCATATTCTTGGATTGGACAAGACATTCTT GGTATCTTTTTGATCATAACAGTTCTGCAATTGGCTCAGTTACCAAATATAAAG GTCGCTACTGTGCTTCTTTGCTGTGCTTTCCTTTATGACATCTTTTGGGTTTTTCTGTCTCCTGAAATATTCGGCAACAGTGTTATGATTGCA GTTGCTGAAGGTGATAATAGTGGCGGGGAATCTATTCCAATGCTTTTGAGAGTCCCTCGGTTTTTTGATCCTTTTGGTGGATATAACATGATTGGATTTGGGGACCTTGTGTTCCCCGGTTTGCTTGTTGCATTTTCTCTGAG GTATGACAATGAAAAGAAGAAAGGTCTGGCAAATGGATATTTTCTATGGTTGATTGCTGGCTATGGACTAG GCCTTCTTTTCACTTACCTAGCTTTGTATTTAATGAACGGCCAAGGCCAACCAGCTCTTTTGTATCTCGTTCCATGTACTCTAG GAACGATTGTGATATTGGGTTGGGTAAGAGGTGAATTAAAAGACCTCTGGAATTACAACGTAGAGGATCAGTCGCCAACTAATAATAGTTCGGGAAGAAGCTCGACAGATAAGGTTGATGGTGTCTCTGAGACGAATGATATCGAGGTGCAGAGTCCTTTATCTATGTAA